A section of the Triplophysa dalaica isolate WHDGS20190420 chromosome 8, ASM1584641v1, whole genome shotgun sequence genome encodes:
- the ift88 gene encoding intraflagellar transport protein 88 homolog isoform X2 — protein sequence MENVHLAPEEEENDLYTGYNDYNPTFDSEDLNNDMGFQQAVKTSYGRRPPMTAKYPGTAIGGRPIGTAYGSRMPIGTAIGRPMTGAVQDGAARPMTAVRAAGYSSSLAKGSAFDPLGQSKGPAPPLETKNDDTPEEKIKIMEKKVNDLIEESCLAHARGDLQQSLEKAKEAGRKERALVRQREQTDTADHINLDLTYSVLFNLANQYANNDMYTEALNTYQVIVKNKMFNNAGRLKVNMANIYFKQKNYTKAIKFYRMALDQISNAHNAMRIKIMQNIGVVFIHMGQYSDAITSFEYIMSESPNIKTGFNLILCYYAIGDRERMKKAFQKLISVPLEIDDEDKNISPNDDPHANMVIEAIKNDKLHQMERERKALAEKYIMTSAKLIAPAIESSFAAGFDWCVDIVKGSQYVELANDLEINKAITYLRQRDFKQAVETLKMFEKKDSRVKSAAATNLSFLYFLEKDYDQADRYAELAMSADRYNPAALINKGNTEFVKEDYEKAAEFYKEALRNDSSCTEGLYNLGLTYKRLGRLEEALDCFHKLHAILRNSAQVMYQLASLYEMLEDPHQAIEWLMQLTSVTPTDAQVLAKLGDLYDNEGDKTQAFQYYYESYRYFPSNISVIEWLGAYYIDTQFCEKAIQYFERATLIQPTQVKWQLMVASCYRRSGNYQKALETYKDIHRKFPENIECLRFLVRLCTDMGLKEVQDYATKLKKVEKMKEIREQRVRSGRESSARSRREGSAGSGSSSSPITTPPLRASVSRSEAKYSPALEQGRDSGQSNHGTSAKGERLSVKLKTLPGSNEPYEASNKQEIDASYVDPLGPQIQRPKTAAKKRNEEDDFADEELGDDLLPE from the exons ATGGAGAACGTGCATCTTGCCCCAGAAGAGGAGGAAAATGACCTCTATACAGGCTACAATGACTACAATCCAACGTTTGACTCCGAG GATCTAAACAATGACATGGGCTTTCAGCAGGCAGTAAAGACGAGTTATGGAAGAAGACCACCA atgACAGCAAAATATCCTGGCACTGCTATTGGAGGGCGACCAATTGGAACAGCTTATGGA TCTCGAATGCCTATTGGTACTGCAATAGGAAGACCGATGACCGGAGCTGTTCAG GATGGTGCAGCCCGTCCCATGACTGCTGTGCGTGCAGCAGGATACTCTTCATCACTGGCTAAAG GCTCAGCGTTTGATCCGCTGGGACAATCAAAAGGACCAGCACCTCCGTTGGAGACAAAGAATGATGACAC TCCAGAGGAGAAGATAAAGATCATGGAAAAGAAAGTGAATGATTTAATAGAGGAGAGCTGTCTCGCACATGCACGTGGGGATTTACAACAG TCTCTAGAGAAAGCCAAAGAGGCAGGCAGGAAGGAAAGAGCTCTGGTGAGGCAGAGAGAACAAACAGACACTGCAGACCACATCAATCTGGATCTGACTTACTCG GTGCTGTTTAATTTAGCCAACCAGTATGCCAATAATGACATGTATACAGAGGCCCTGAACACTTACCAAGTCATTGTGAAgaataaaatgttcaataatgCCG GACGATTAAAAGTGAACATGGCAAATATCTATTTCAAGcaaaaaaactacacaaaagcCATCAAGTTTTATCGCATGGCTTTGGATCAGATCTCAAATGCCCACAATGCAATGAG GATAAAGATCATGCAGAACATTGGGGTTGTGTTCATACACATGGGTCAGTACTCAGATGCCATAACCTCCTTTGAATACATCATGAGTGAGAGTCCCAACATAAAGACAGGGTTTAACCTCATCCTGTGCTACTACGCCATCGGAGACCGTGAGAGGATGAAGAAAGCCTTCCAGAAACTCATCAGTGTGCCTCTTGAGATTGATGATGAAGACAAGAATATCTCTCCAAAT gaTGACCCTCATGCAAACATGGTAATTGAGGCTATAAAGAATGATAAGCTTCACCAGATGGAAAGGGAGAG GAAAGCCCTAGCAGAAAAATACATCATGACATCAGCTAAGCTTATCGCCCCAGCCATAGAATCATCATTCGCGGCTGGGTTTGACTG GTGTGTAGACATAGTGAAGGGTTCACAATATGTGGAGTTGGCAAATGACTTGGAGATCAACAAAGCTATTACTTACTTAAGACAGAGGGACTTTAAACAG GCAGTTGAGACTCTGAAGATGTTTGAGAAGAAGGACAGTCGGGTGAAAAGTGCTGCTGCTACAAACCTTTCCTTTCTCTACTTTTTG GAAAAGGATTATGATCAGGCTGACCGCTATGCCGAGTTGGCCATGAGCGCTGACCGCTACAACCCTGCTGCCCTCATTAACAAGGGCAACACTGAGTTTGTAAAGGAGGACTATGAGAAAGCAGCAGAATTTTATAAGGAAGCTCTTCGCAATGATTCGTCCTGCACTGAGGGTCTCTATAACTTAG GTTTGACCTATAAGAGACTTGGTAGACTAGAGGAAGCTCTGGACTGTTTCCACAAGCTGCATGCTATCCTCAGAAACAGCGCTCAAGTCATGTACCAGTTGGCCAGCCT ATATGAGATGTTGGAGGACCCTCACCAGGCCATTGAATGGCTGATGCAGCTCACCAGTGTGACCCCCACAGATGCTCAGGTGCTTGCCAAGCTGGGAGATCTATATGATAATGAAGGAGATAAAACGCAGGCTTTCCAGTACTATTATGAG tCATACAGGTATTTTCCCTCAAACATAAGTGTCATTGAATGGTTGGGTGCATATTACATCGACACCCAGTTCTGCGAGAAAGCTATTCAGTATTTCGAGAGAGCGACCCTTATTCA ACCAACACAGGTAAAGTGGCAGCTAATGGTGGCCAGCTGTTACAGAAGAAGTG GAAATTATCAAAAAGCACTTGAGACCTACAAGGACATTCATCGGAAATTTCCAGAAAACATTGAAT GTTTGCGCTTCCTGGTCAGGCTGTGCACAGATATGGGATTAAAAGAGGTTCAGGATTATGCCACCAAACTCAAGAAAGTCGAGAAAATGAAGGAGATCAGAGAGCAG AGGGTGAGGTCTGGGAGAGAGAGCAGCGCTCGGAGTCGGAGAGAAGGCAGTGCTGGAAGTG GGAGCAGCTCAAGCCCCATCACTACCCCTCCTCTGAGAGCCAGTG TTTCTCGCTCTGAAGCTAAATATAGCCCTGCATTGGAACAGGGCAGAG ACAGTGGACAGAGCAACCATGGCACCAGTGCCAAGGGTGAGCGGCTGAGTGTTAAACTGAAGACGCTTCCAGGATCCAATGAGCCATATGAGGCCAGCAACAAGCAGGAAATAG ATGCCTCTTATGTCGATCCGTTGGGGCCACAAATCCAGAGACCGAAAACTGCTGCAAAGAAACGTAATGAGGAAGATGATTTTGCTGATGAAGAGCTGGGAGATGACTTACTGCCTGAGTAA
- the ift88 gene encoding intraflagellar transport protein 88 homolog isoform X4, producing MENVHLAPEEEENDLYTGYNDYNPTFDSEDLNNDMGFQQAVKTSYGRRPPMTAKYPGTAIGGRPIGTAYGEERCQVRKGVRLLQSRMPIGTAIGRPMTGAVQDGAARPMTAVRAAGYSSSLAKGSAFDPLGQSKGPAPPLETKNDDTPEEKIKIMEKKVNDLIEESCLAHARGDLQQSLEKAKEAGRKERALVRQREQTDTADHINLDLTYSVLFNLANQYANNDMYTEALNTYQVIVKNKMFNNAGRLKVNMANIYFKQKNYTKAIKFYRMALDQISNAHNAMRIKIMQNIGVVFIHMGQYSDAITSFEYIMSESPNIKTGFNLILCYYAIGDRERMKKAFQKLISVPLEIDDEDKNISPNDDPHANMVIEAIKNDKLHQMERERKALAEKYIMTSAKLIAPAIESSFAAGFDWCVDIVKGSQYVELANDLEINKAITYLRQRDFKQAVETLKMFEKKDSRVKSAAATNLSFLYFLEKDYDQADRYAELAMSADRYNPAALINKGNTEFVKEDYEKAAEFYKEALRNDSSCTEGLYNLGLTYKRLGRLEEALDCFHKLHAILRNSAQVMYQLASLYEMLEDPHQAIEWLMQLTSVTPTDAQVLAKLGDLYDNEGDKTQAFQYYYESYRYFPSNISVIEWLGAYYIDTQFCEKAIQYFERATLIQPTQVKWQLMVASCYRRSGNYQKALETYKDIHRKFPENIECLRFLVRLCTDMGLKEVQDYATKLKKVEKMKEIREQRVRSGRESSARSRREGSAGSDSGQSNHGTSAKGERLSVKLKTLPGSNEPYEASNKQEIDASYVDPLGPQIQRPKTAAKKRNEEDDFADEELGDDLLPE from the exons ATGGAGAACGTGCATCTTGCCCCAGAAGAGGAGGAAAATGACCTCTATACAGGCTACAATGACTACAATCCAACGTTTGACTCCGAG GATCTAAACAATGACATGGGCTTTCAGCAGGCAGTAAAGACGAGTTATGGAAGAAGACCACCA atgACAGCAAAATATCCTGGCACTGCTATTGGAGGGCGACCAATTGGAACAGCTTATGGA GAAGAACGCTGTCAGGTCAGGAAAGGTGTCAGACTCTTACAG TCTCGAATGCCTATTGGTACTGCAATAGGAAGACCGATGACCGGAGCTGTTCAG GATGGTGCAGCCCGTCCCATGACTGCTGTGCGTGCAGCAGGATACTCTTCATCACTGGCTAAAG GCTCAGCGTTTGATCCGCTGGGACAATCAAAAGGACCAGCACCTCCGTTGGAGACAAAGAATGATGACAC TCCAGAGGAGAAGATAAAGATCATGGAAAAGAAAGTGAATGATTTAATAGAGGAGAGCTGTCTCGCACATGCACGTGGGGATTTACAACAG TCTCTAGAGAAAGCCAAAGAGGCAGGCAGGAAGGAAAGAGCTCTGGTGAGGCAGAGAGAACAAACAGACACTGCAGACCACATCAATCTGGATCTGACTTACTCG GTGCTGTTTAATTTAGCCAACCAGTATGCCAATAATGACATGTATACAGAGGCCCTGAACACTTACCAAGTCATTGTGAAgaataaaatgttcaataatgCCG GACGATTAAAAGTGAACATGGCAAATATCTATTTCAAGcaaaaaaactacacaaaagcCATCAAGTTTTATCGCATGGCTTTGGATCAGATCTCAAATGCCCACAATGCAATGAG GATAAAGATCATGCAGAACATTGGGGTTGTGTTCATACACATGGGTCAGTACTCAGATGCCATAACCTCCTTTGAATACATCATGAGTGAGAGTCCCAACATAAAGACAGGGTTTAACCTCATCCTGTGCTACTACGCCATCGGAGACCGTGAGAGGATGAAGAAAGCCTTCCAGAAACTCATCAGTGTGCCTCTTGAGATTGATGATGAAGACAAGAATATCTCTCCAAAT gaTGACCCTCATGCAAACATGGTAATTGAGGCTATAAAGAATGATAAGCTTCACCAGATGGAAAGGGAGAG GAAAGCCCTAGCAGAAAAATACATCATGACATCAGCTAAGCTTATCGCCCCAGCCATAGAATCATCATTCGCGGCTGGGTTTGACTG GTGTGTAGACATAGTGAAGGGTTCACAATATGTGGAGTTGGCAAATGACTTGGAGATCAACAAAGCTATTACTTACTTAAGACAGAGGGACTTTAAACAG GCAGTTGAGACTCTGAAGATGTTTGAGAAGAAGGACAGTCGGGTGAAAAGTGCTGCTGCTACAAACCTTTCCTTTCTCTACTTTTTG GAAAAGGATTATGATCAGGCTGACCGCTATGCCGAGTTGGCCATGAGCGCTGACCGCTACAACCCTGCTGCCCTCATTAACAAGGGCAACACTGAGTTTGTAAAGGAGGACTATGAGAAAGCAGCAGAATTTTATAAGGAAGCTCTTCGCAATGATTCGTCCTGCACTGAGGGTCTCTATAACTTAG GTTTGACCTATAAGAGACTTGGTAGACTAGAGGAAGCTCTGGACTGTTTCCACAAGCTGCATGCTATCCTCAGAAACAGCGCTCAAGTCATGTACCAGTTGGCCAGCCT ATATGAGATGTTGGAGGACCCTCACCAGGCCATTGAATGGCTGATGCAGCTCACCAGTGTGACCCCCACAGATGCTCAGGTGCTTGCCAAGCTGGGAGATCTATATGATAATGAAGGAGATAAAACGCAGGCTTTCCAGTACTATTATGAG tCATACAGGTATTTTCCCTCAAACATAAGTGTCATTGAATGGTTGGGTGCATATTACATCGACACCCAGTTCTGCGAGAAAGCTATTCAGTATTTCGAGAGAGCGACCCTTATTCA ACCAACACAGGTAAAGTGGCAGCTAATGGTGGCCAGCTGTTACAGAAGAAGTG GAAATTATCAAAAAGCACTTGAGACCTACAAGGACATTCATCGGAAATTTCCAGAAAACATTGAAT GTTTGCGCTTCCTGGTCAGGCTGTGCACAGATATGGGATTAAAAGAGGTTCAGGATTATGCCACCAAACTCAAGAAAGTCGAGAAAATGAAGGAGATCAGAGAGCAG AGGGTGAGGTCTGGGAGAGAGAGCAGCGCTCGGAGTCGGAGAGAAGGCAGTGCTGGAAGTG ACAGTGGACAGAGCAACCATGGCACCAGTGCCAAGGGTGAGCGGCTGAGTGTTAAACTGAAGACGCTTCCAGGATCCAATGAGCCATATGAGGCCAGCAACAAGCAGGAAATAG ATGCCTCTTATGTCGATCCGTTGGGGCCACAAATCCAGAGACCGAAAACTGCTGCAAAGAAACGTAATGAGGAAGATGATTTTGCTGATGAAGAGCTGGGAGATGACTTACTGCCTGAGTAA